gcctggcttaggacccgggtacttacgggaccgcctgctgttaccttatgcctcccaccgacccgtacgctcacacagagagggtcttctcagggtgccgtccgccaaacaatgtcggctggcggcccccaggggaagggccttctctattggagctcctacgctctggaacgaacttccccctggcctacgtcaagtgcccgaccttcggacctttcgccgtgagctaaaaacacacttatttattcaagcgggactggcttaacagatttattaattttaattggggttttattattttagggtttttaattttaaattttattgtcggccactttataattatgctttgttttaaattttttgttttaattgggttttttatcgTTTGGCTGTACATcgcgctgagtccttcgggagaagggcggtataaaaatctaataataatttttaaaaaaaggccacGCGTGCGGGGCGACATGGCTTCGCATGTCACTTtgggcacccatgccataggtttcctgcccgagcaggggggggctggactagaagacctccaagttcccttccagctgtattctattctaaactcacTCCCTTTTTTCCTAATGCCACACTGTTAACAGCTTTGCGCACGTGAATTTGCAGGGGCTGGTTCagaaatgacacacacacacacacaaatacattggCCTGTCTGCGCATGCCGTATTCCTGTGCCAGAATGAAGCAGGCAGGGGTCCCCctttgttgtgactccggcccctgagcctgttctcatggaggaggatgattcggagagtgagggagaggagccgacaaggcctccctctccaggtccctccttcctggcaacgcctcaagtgccgGCGGAAGGCCAAGAAGAAGGCATGTCAGAGCctccacagatagaggacgaggaggatcaatcctggatggaCCCTAGGCAGCATCAGaaagagaggcgtgcgcagcagaggaagaggtgtggcaggcccagagagtgctgagtcactgagccacaccccacaggggataaaagcgggtggggttgccatcgggcccttgtgacggacaaaagctaccaagtgcgaactgcagatcggtcgtttgggagttaaaggcctggactgtgcagaggctttttttctgtgagctcttggcaacggatcttggacacgtgggcttctatctccgtaagagataaagaactcggaacttggcaggccgttGCACTGTAGTTGCCAAGTCTTTCATTCACgacagaaaatcaggtctgttgcaaatataaaggactgtgggatgcgtttctctgcgtcttctctttgaagtggggagggggacacaacacccTTCCTCCTGAAGCCTGGCACCCCGAAGCATGAACCCTGAAAGGCAGCTTCCCTGCCGCTTTCTCGAAAAGCGAGGGGCGGATGAAGCTTTCGAGGCGAGAAAGCTGAAGGAGCTGCTCGCCTGTCATATACCGTAATGAGGCTGAGCCTTGCCCATCAGGCCTTCACCTGCTGCGACAGGTGTACAGGTGAGTGTCAGGCTGGGTCTCTCAAGTCAAGATTACTCTGAAGTGGACACTCTGACGAAGGTCAGTCTTATCTAtgggggtctttgatgctctcagaACTTGGTGGGGTtctttgcaaacgtttcattacccaactagggaacatcatcagtgctgagaaGGGAatgaggtttttgttttgtttttttgttttttagcacTGACGTTACTAACTGGGGAATGAAAGTTCTGCAAGAAAAGCatccaagcttagagagcaccaaggaccccacagttcaaccctgagctgcaaagattgttgtgacccaggcccaagtaggtagtaggaaactcggtccgtgtaaaaacaaactttcttcgaacagctgagaattacttcattctccgcgtagttcaactaaattaaagcaaattcctcccaacacaaattcctcagtcctatcgcaaaccttggtccaattaggcaaactgccagaggcctttcttggcaaaatgtCAGAAGAcacacaaaacaaatgcaacaagacagagctatcaacgttgttttccggcaaagagcccaaatgccgttgctggtcttttaagccttatgggaggggccaatcatctcttggcctcattcctgagtcgtcctctctgcttgagctgctcttgccttctggcagctcttctcatgcgtgcattaggaacaggctcctcctgttcctctgcctcactactatcagtctctggaggctctggagtccgcacctcacttcccgatggtcctggccccacctctgcctctgacgcagagctctcatatgggccttccccagcctccaggacttgcccatgttcttcctcagcctcatcgctatctgactccgttgccagctggtggaccacaacaaagatTCTCTTTTTATTCCTATCTGTCTTCTCCATTATCTGCTCCTTCAAGCTTGCAGGGTAGAAGAGAATGCAGAGCCAATGTCTCTTCTTGCCTAGCCTTTCCTAACGTTTGCAGAAGACCCTCGCGGCCAAAGATTGGCGGTTTTCGCACGGCACGCTGAATTACAAACTCACCACGCCTTTTATTCTCAATGGGTTGTGCGAATCCAGCCTTGTGAGGCTACTGTAGGGTTTCGTGTCTGAAACCTGTGCGACTCCAAGAAACCATGGGTCACTTGAAGCTAGATCCTTGGTGGTGTAGTTTGTTGGTtggctggcccctccagcagccaaatgagATGAGGAGGTGGCGTGGCAGTTGGGGCCAGCATCaaagcaacctgagagctccgagggcgaagagggaatggagctagagtgagagagagaggcgaAGCCTGGGCTGTCCATTAGTccacagatggagagtcaacagccccaagggctggaggtggctgataaggaagagaaggaacagctgggtcaAGTGCCTGACgtgtggatgcgcagaaggcagaggagaagagaacagtggaaatctatgggccggtccttaagatagaagagccaccgctgctaccaaagccccaccctagctctggggataaaaggcagggggcacagatgaatagatatggcaGACAATTATTTATCTCCCTGCTGGACGGACTTCTTAGCCCACGTTGAGAGAGAAACTTATTAGGgctcctaatgaaggaataattgatttaactacagagggtttgtcgtaaTTGGGAGCCGGGTGAGAATACTTGGTTAGTGAGCAGAAGAACGGAAGGAGATCGTACCTGGAACCCGATCGCTTGCAGTTGATGATGGAGATCATCCAGAACTCTCCGGCCGTCAAAGATAAAAGCCGGCTTCAGCATCTTCTTGTGAATGCGCTTGTAATCCAGCTCCTGCAAAGGAGGCCCAAGATAAGTTTCAAACGACGGGAACGAGTTCGCACTGGATACTCTCACGTAGAGCTTTCCACTGGGTTTACCTTAAACATGTCCCACTCCGTGCAAATCACGAGAGCGTGGGCCTCCTCGCAGGCTTCGTACGGGTCCTTGCTAATGGTGACCAGTCGCGAGACTTAAAacgggaaggaaaagagagacgtTGGTGTCAAACCCTGAGCATCCATTGGCCCAAGAGAAGCCCATTTAaagtctagggagattctcaaccatccaggtcatggttgtcccaaaggtgctttttcaagaggaaactggacttgcttggtttttctttgaagacgtttcgcttctcatccaggaagcttcttcagctctgactggatggtgggaaatggaaggatttatgctccttgcagaccgCTGGTCATTTGCCTCTTTTTTAGAGTTGTTGAGGTCACTTGAGAAGTTTATCCAAGCCTCCATggttctctaaaaggatgcaaatgaccagcggtctgcaaggagcatcaatccatccattattccccaccatccagtcagagctgaagaagctgcttggaggagaagcgaaacatcttcaaagaaaaacagaaagtccagttgcctcttgaaaaaaaaagcaccatttaaaatcaatttcaGTAGGAGAGGCTGAAGCATTTATAACAAAAACAGAATAATTTCCCATCAATAATTTCCATTAGCACAAACACCTTccaattcaattttaatttttttgcttagGGATCCATACCGAAATccataaaataagaaagaaatggctgaatcagaatcgagctggtagagaccttggaggtcttttagtccagccccctgctcaggcaggacagcctcaattgtggtcgttaggtcgaggactacctgtattttttttttttaaaaaaaattgaattacagCATGCAAGTAGCGACCAGTTTATTCTTTGGTCTGAGTGAActccagttcttttttctttcccaattttgatgTGCATTATGAAAAAAGCTTTTCAATACAGTAAGAGCAATAgcccttatataccgcttcacagggcttttacagccctctctaagcggtttacagagtcagcctcttgcccccaacaatctgggtcctcattttatccaactcgggaggatggaaggctgagtcaaccttgagccggtcaggatcaaactggtggcagttggcagagttagcttgcaatactgcattctaactactatgcgatcacagaaggaaggaaggaaggaaggaaggaaggaaggaaggaaggaaggaaggaaggaaggaaggaaggaaggaaggaaggaaggaaggaaggaaggaaggacagactagcaatagcccttagacttatataccacttcacagtgcttcacagccctctaagcggtttacagagtcggcatctttccccacaacaattttgggttctcattttaccgacctcggaaggatggacggctgagtcaaccttgagctggtcagttgaactgcctgcagtactacacactaaccactgcaccaccgtggctcaaaatcctaatttagtttagtttttttgttcatcttgtttatttattttctgtacaTACAATACATCCTTTCTGAGACTCGGAAACTTTTTAGAGACTCATCCCACTCACCTTGATCATCCTCGGAGACACCTGGGTGAGAAAGATCCAGAATGATTTGCTCTTTCAGTACTTTGGGATCATAGATATGCAGTCTGGCACCTTCGTCCATTAAATATTTGCTGATGTAGATACTGGACGATtccctaaaaataaaaatgagcaaCGTCCTGAAATCCCTACCTCCGTTAACCATCATCGACAGTttggcctaggccaggggtctgcaaacttggctcttttaagatttgtggacttcagaccCCTGGCCAAGGACAGCCGGGTTGAAAAGGCAGGCAATGGTTTTACCAACTTATCAAAACAGACTAAGGTGCATTAGACTAAGACCAACTGAAGGTGATGTGATTTGCTTCTGGGCAAAGCACTGAGTGCTTTTGTACCCGATGTGAATTCCTtgtgagagaaaaaaagaaagaaaagagaaaagataaaagaaaagataaaagaaaagaataggaggaaggaacaggggtgaaatccagcaggttctgacaggttctggagaaccagtggcggaaattttgagtagttcggagaaccataaataccacctctggctggccccagagtggggtgcaaatggagattttgcagtatcctctcccctggagtggggtgggaatggggattttgcagtatccttcccccaggagtggggagggaatggggattttgcagtattcttcccctggagtggggtgggaatggggattttgcagtatccttcccccaggagtgggatgggaatggggattttgcagtaatcttcccctggagtggggtgggaatgaggactttacagtatccttcccctggagtggggagggaatggggattttgcagtatccttcccccaggagtggggagggaatggagattttgcagcatccttctcctggagtggggtgggaatggggactttgcagtatccttcccctgtagtggggagggaatggggattttgcagtatccttcccctggagtgaggagggaatggggactttgcagtatccttcccctggagtggggagggaatggggattttgtagtctccttcccctggagtggggggggaatggagattttgcagcatccttcccctggagtggggtgggaatggggattttgcagcatccttcccctggagtgggaatggggattttgcagtatccttctcctggagtggggagggaatggagattttgcagcatcattcccctggaatggggtgggaatggggactttgcagtatccttcccctggagtggggattttgcagcatccttcccctggaatggggactttgcagtatccttcccctggagtagggggggaatggagattttgcagtatccttcccctgtagtgggaGGGGCGGATGGGGACTTATCCACTACTGGTcagatggggggtggggaatctgTTGGCCAGGCCTGCGGCTCAAGCTTCCCCTCCCGCTTACCTGGTATCTCCTGTGTCCTTTTTAAATGCAAATCCCAAAATCGCAATCTTCTTATCGGTGACCGTGTTGAAGAGGCTATCGATGATCCGGGAAGCAAATCTCCTTCGTTGATAGTCATTCATGTCGATCACCTGCCATTATgggttgaaaaaaaagaaagggggggggagagagagagagagggaaagggctcCTCCTTGGTAAACATCAAATGAAATtccgtattttttttttcttgcatccgAATTTATAAACACCCAAAGGATGGGGAAAATTTATGCTGCTcagagatataaatataaacatataaatcacccgaaggccagacaaggaatagtggatggaaactgaccaaggagagattcaacctggaaataagaataaattttctgacgccgagaacaatcaaccccatggaacagaagttgcctttggacatTGCGGGAGCTTTATCCCTGGAGACTTTCAAggggagactggactgccctctgtcagaaatggtgtagggtctcctgcttgaatggggggggagggttggactagatgacctacagggtcccttccaactctattgatcGGTATGTTAATCTGCATCTAAATGTACAGATTCTCGCCAAGTATAGGCAAAGATTGCACTCGGCTGCTAAATTTTATGAGATGTGTCGTACACAACTCTTCTTGAATGGACATGTACAGGCacgtataacacacacacacacacacacacacacaaacacacacacacacacacacacacacacatatacacactccctttttctcactgtcaggtccttgctgctctctgagcttggttgttatctcgcagacgtttcgtgacccaactaggtaacatcatcagtgctagaagggagaagggtgtgttggagaggaggaggaggaagaggagaacgactgtgggatccttagtgctctctgagcttggtcgttATCTCGCaggcgtttcgtgacccaactaggtaacatcatcagtgctacaagggagtggggGTTTGCTCTATGTTTATGTATacctatatacctatatatacctGTATATCTGTAAACAGACACACCACTTCCatacagcactgatgatgttacctacttgggtcatgaaacgtccacaagaaaacagccaagctctgagagcaccaaagcCCCCCCATCCCTGCCCGATACGTAATTTCAGGTTGTTTTCCTTTTAAGTTTAGGAATGAAGGCAGACCTACAGCGTATATATTAGAGGAGAAGCTACAAATAGCTTAAAAACAATAAATTTCCACGGAGAGCCTTTTTCAAGGGTGGGGAATTTAAGAGGTCGATGCTTGAAATCTCTATGCAAAATAGACCCAGTCTCTGCCCATATTGTCAAGACACATAATGAATGGCACACAATTTAAGATGCTGGGACCCTATGCTTCTgttatctataccaggggtctccaaccttggcaactttaagcccgggggacttcaactcccagaatcccccagccagctttgctggctggggaattgtgggagttgaagtcccccgggcttaaagttgccaaggttggagacccctgatctatataccACAAtacaatccagaggtgggtttcacatactgTTACCCACCAGCGGAAATGTGAGTGTGGGCACACACCACCCGCACATGTGTGCGGCATCGCAAAACATGCCAATTCGCCCGCATGTACTGTCTGCACATACATGCAAcgtcaaacaacacggcaattcgctCGCGCGTGCTATCCGCACAACGGCGCAGCAtcaaaaaacacagcgatataggatgggattgcacccggttctcccgaaccagctgaatgccacctccgatacaaccagggcctctggtggctcaacagactaaagcaagtctgttattaacagcagctgcttgcaattactgcaagttcaagtcccaccaggcccaaggttgactcagccttccatcctttataagggaggtaaaacgaggacccagattgttgggggcaataaaagttgactttgtatataaatatacaaatggatgaagactattgcttaacacagtgtaagccgccctgagtcttcggagaagggcgggatataaatgcaaataaataaataaaaaaacgttCATTGTGCTTCCCATCCTGGCAAGACATCCAGGGATAAGACGGGAACCAAAGTAGATGAATCACATTTCCTTAGGATTGAGTTCCCTCCCAAGGCCCACCTCTGCCTTACCTGTTGCCAATAGCGAGCCACTTCAGATAAGTTCAGAGCCTCGCAAAGGTAAACCAAATTCAGAACATCTTTTTGGAAACAGCTTCCGCCAAATcctgtgggggagggggcaaaAACAGGAATTGAATCCCGATTCAAGGACGATGGCTTTttttgtattagaatagaatagaatagaatagaatagaatagaatagaatagaatagaatagaatagaatagaatagaatagaatagaatagaattctttattggccaagtgtgattggacagacaaggaattatagatagatgagagtagatagatagagacaatagacagacggacggatgatagaatagaatagaatagaatagaatagaatagaatagaatagaatagaatagaatagaatagaatagaattctttattcgccaagtgtgattggaaacacaaggaattagatagatgagagagtagatagagagagagacaatagatcaatagatagatagatagatagatagatagatagatagatagatagatagatagatagatagataatagactggaatggaatggaatggaatggaatagattttttttattggccaagtgtgattggacacacaaggaattatagatagatagatgagagagtagatagagacgatagatagatagatagatagatagatagatagatagatagatagatagatagatagataagaacagaacagaacagaacagaacagaatagaatagaatagaattctttattggccaattgtgattggatacacaaggaatttgtcttggtgcataggctctcagtgtacataaaagaaaagatacattcatcaagattcataaggtacaacacttaatgatagtcatgggatacaactaagcaatcaaatcatattaggaaacagtcaatataaatcgtaaggataccagcaaccaggttacaatcatacagtcataagcgggaggagatgggtgatgggaacgatgagaagattaatagcagtgcagacttagtaatagtttgacggcgttgagggaattattattattattattattaatattattatttttaagtacCTCCCTCTTCCTATGATGGCCTTCTGCCCGTCTCCCTGAAGTTAACAGATTTAAGGAACATGAGACGTCTTTCTTGTAGTCGCTCCACAGTCGTGGGACTGCCTGAAACCGCCCTTTCCTTAAACGCACTTGCCCCATTTAATATGATATCCCTTTtctgtaaaggtagtcctcaacttaaaacagttcatttagtgaccgctcgcaGTTAACAGTGGCcattacgaccgtttttcacacttaggactgtggctgcatccccatggccacacgaTTTACATTCGgacgctcggcaactggttcatagcCTGCTGCACCGAGTATTTACTTCCTATTTATAGTATCTCCCTAGCGTACTATTTATTTACTATTGGCATTCCTCCGGTAAGATTTACAAATCGCTCTCATTAAAGCGAAGTCTGTTTAGCGACTGTTCGGAGTTAGAACGGCAATGTAAAAAGTGATTTAGGATTGGATTTTCCCCCCCCACTTACCGACCCTTGCAGCAGCTcccaaatttggacgcttggcacaactgactcatatttacgacggtcgcagcttCACGTGTTTTCCCCTTTTTAACCaccttccgacaaacaaagtcgatggggaagccggtttcacgtgtgactaacttaacaacggcaatgattcacttaacgaacgtgGCAAGACCagtcgtaaaaaggggcaaaactcacttaacaactgtcttgcttagctaaGGGAaaattgggctcaactgtggtcgtaagccgaggaatACCTTACTACAGAAGCCAGGCttatagaagttttttttttttttaactttcaggaCAGCCTAGAAATAGTTTTAACGAAACTCCTTCGTCCTCGGATCTCTCCCAAGTAGACCGTCACCGCTCTTCAGAACTTACCAACGCTGGCCTTCAAGAACTTGTTTCCAATTCTTTGGTCCATTCCGATGGCTCTGGCCACCTCTTCCACATCGGCGCCCGTGGCTTCACACAGGGCGCTGATGGAATTGATACTGGAAATTCTCTGAGCCAGGAAAGCATTGGCTGCCTGGGGTTGAAGCCAAGAGAAAGCAAAGCACAAAGTTATTTCGGCTGAGACCCAGGAACCAGGCAAGGAAGCTGCACTGAAGCAAGAAAATGACAAAACTGTCCAGGCTTCAAGTAATACATCCATGGCAAACAAGGCTCCGAGGCCAC
This DNA window, taken from Ahaetulla prasina isolate Xishuangbanna chromosome 8, ASM2864084v1, whole genome shotgun sequence, encodes the following:
- the UGDH gene encoding UDP-glucose 6-dehydrogenase isoform X2, encoding MGKGRAADLKYIEACARRIVQNSNGYKIVTEKSTVPVRAAESIRRIFDANTKPNLNLQVLSNPEFLAEGTAVNDLKNPDRVLIGGDETPEGQKAVRALCAVYEQWVPREKILTTNTWSSELSKLAANAFLAQRISSINSISALCEATGADVEEVARAIGMDQRIGNKFLKASVGFGGSCFQKDVLNLVYLCEALNLSEVARYWQQVIDMNDYQRRRFASRIIDSLFNTVTDKKIAILGFAFKKDTGDTRESSSIYISKYLMDEGARLHIYDPKVLKEQIILDLSHPGVSEDDQVSRLVTISKDPYEACEEAHALVICTEWDMFKELDYKRIHKKMLKPAFIFDGRRVLDDLHHQLQAIGFQIETIGKKISAKRIPFASSGDIPKFSLQDPPLKKPRV